In Euphorbia lathyris chromosome 10, ddEupLath1.1, whole genome shotgun sequence, a single genomic region encodes these proteins:
- the LOC136209203 gene encoding uncharacterized protein: MSLYIGNVSSRIHRDELQRVFQKFGQCNVRLKDGYGFVVYEFPPDAEKALRALQKRYICGQLLTLTWSNKQPRPVKRLARAAGSFEPQHDRHSKKEQSYVKRKLGSKNQDYGINAKQSDGFSKRHGLTDMHDKEVGSHQGDAKDNLCQENHGCREEFEDEVGRSERDPLENDRWGEKFHDKPIEIGVGNAIEFERYEPYKGYSTKGDDCINQFADPGGSPSRRSPPKDIGRDHVNGNLKFPSNVKFNATCYRCGDSGHKMRNCPNEDSSFRNSTRFDRRHNDDIHRRGRGETEVGKVGSRSRERLQSSRDTVAKRRVKNDVKSSGVGKFQRPISSRNSPVRKETENYGGNKRSRNKISSSLRRGTKKTRMSILSPCGSDYTASPSYSISQSTEHVKRSSPKNRSKSPASRAHPPPSESNSSSTPLDSRSRKSKSRARSSSHTSLSISFGRPLPSSSNKAQLNLKGSSDNATTPESKVLSIELDQPLEGGSGFKDKTHENIMVVVNNENVVLPSQAEINLKKDQPLKKANEVHSFASGSLHEVTNVIEAAVAEKDTADSPKRHTHQNSDKLMTEHVLVPMKNPDSESLVGSNSGNPTSISSEELSFVLKHYCGHHFQNESERHLPADAYFGSARMWPWEVIYYRRLKKGPISLENYARRVDQNRDFGIVDKYIRSSSGWGELHRDNP; encoded by the coding sequence ATGTCACTTTATATTGGTAATGTATCTTCACGAATTCATAGAGATGAACTTCAACGGGTCTTCCAAAAATTTGGACAATGCAATGTACGGTTGAAAGATGGATATGGATTTGTAGTTTATGAGTTTCCACCTGATGCCGAGAAAGCTTTGAGAGCACTACAGAAGAGGTATATTTGTGGTCAGCTGTTGACTCTCACGTGGTCAAATAAACAGCCTAGACCAGTTAAGAGATTAGCAAGGGCTGCTGGCTCCTTTGAGCCTCAGCATGATAGGCATTCAAAGAAAGAACAAAGTTATGTTAAACGGAAGTTGGGTTCAAAAAACCAGGATTATGGGATTAATGCTAAGCAATCAGATGGTTTTAGCAAACGGCATGGGTTGACTGACATGCATGATAAAGAGGTGGGGTCCCATCAAGGTGATGCCAAAGATAATTTGTGTCAAGAGAATCATGGCTGCAGGGAAGAGTTTGAAGATGAAGTTGGCAGGTCTGAACGTGATCCACTGGAGAATGACAGATGGGGTGAGAAATTCCATGACAAACCAATTGAAATTGGTGTTGGAAATGCTATTGAATTTGAAAGATATGAACCTTACAAAGGTTACAGTACGAAAGGTGATGATTGTATCAATCAGTTTGCAGATCCTGGTGGTTCTCCTTCCCGGAGAAGCCCTCCAAAGGATATAGGTAGGGATCACGTCAATGGAAACTTGAAATTCCCTAGCAATGTGAAATTTAATGCAACTTGCTATAGATGTGGAGATTCGGGTCACAAGATGCGCAACTGTCCCAATGAAGATTCTTCGTTTAGAAATTCTACCAGGTTTGATAGAAGGCATAATGATGATATCCATAGAAGAGGTAGAGGTGAAACTGAGGTGGGAAAAGTTGGATCCAGGTCAAGGGAGAGGCTACAGTCAAGTAGGGATACCGTAGCAAAAAGACGAGTTAAGAATGATGTTAAATCATCTGGTGTAGGGAAGTTTCAAAGACCAATAAGCAGTAGGAACTCTCCTGTCAGAAAGGAAACTGAAAACTATGGAGGGAATAAGAGAAGTAGGAACAAAATTAGTTCATCATTAAGACGTGGTACGAAGAAAACAAGAATGTCAATTTTGTCTCCCTGTGGTTCTGATTATACTGCTTCCCCATCTTACTCAATTTCTCAATCTACTGAGCATGTGAAGAGGTCTTCTCCCAAAAATAGATCAAAGTCTCCAGCTTCTAGAGCACATCCACCACCATCTGAATCAAACTCTAGTTCAACGCCACTTGATTCTAGATCCAGAAAGTCTAAATCTAGAGCAAGATCAAGCTCCCACACATCCTTGTCTATCTCATTTGGTCGACCCCTACCATCTTCTTCAAATAAGGCTCAGCTGAATCTGAAGGGGTCTTCAGATAATGCTACAACTCCAGAGTCCAAGGTGCTTTCGATTGAACTAGATCAACCATTAGAAGGCGGTAGTGGCTTCAAGGATAAAACCCATGAAAATATAATGGTGGTAGTGAATAATGAAAATGTTGTGCTTCCTTCCCAGGCAGAAATTAATCTGAAGAAAGACCAGCCTCTGAAAAAGGCTAATGAAGTCCATTCATTTGCATCTGGGTCACTACACGAAGTAACAAATGTCATCGAAGCTGCAGTAGCAGAGAAAGACACAGCTGACTCTCCTAAAAGGCATACTCATCAGAATTCTGATAAATTGATGACAGAACATGTGCTTGTTCCAATGAAGAATCCAGATTCCGAATCTCTTGTTGGCTCAAACTCTGGCAATCCTACAAGCATTTCCTCAGAGGAGTTGTCCTTCGTTCTCAAGCATTATTGTGGGCATCATTTCCAAAATGAAAGTGAAAGGCATTTACCTGCTGATGCATACTTTGGTTCTGCACGTATGTGGCCTTGGGAGGTTATTTACTACAGGAGGTTGAAGAAAGGTCCCATCTCTCTAGAAAACTATGCTAGGCGAGTTGATCAGAACAGAGACTTCGGTATAGTTGACAAATACATCAGAAGTAGTAGTGGTTGGGGAGAATTGCACCGTGATAATCCTTGA